The proteins below are encoded in one region of Juglans microcarpa x Juglans regia isolate MS1-56 chromosome 4D, Jm3101_v1.0, whole genome shotgun sequence:
- the LOC121260928 gene encoding protein HYPER-SENSITIVITY-RELATED 4-like, whose amino-acid sequence MVPIKTFLQNQSMIISVATSLAASTILVRNIANDLVPEAVHEYFQKLSTRLSSQLNVVIDEFEGLTQNQMFEAANVYLARKLSPSTLRIKVHKPQKEKELAVAIDTDQEVIDFYKGVKFEWVLASWRIDMPDSNKKSNQNALSRPELRRFKLRFHKQHRDMALSSYLPHILQEAKAITEETKTVKIHTIDYNGTDYWSSINLDHPATFDTMAMDPDTKKALMEDLDRFTVRKEYYRRVGKAWKRGYLLYGPPGTGKSSLVAAMANYLKFDIYDMDLREVQCNSDLRRLLIGTGSRSILVIEDIDCSAELQNRDLEKEAKSEEDGKITLSGLLNFIDGLWSSCGDEKIIVFTTNHKDRLDPALLRPGRMDVHLKMSYCSFSGFRTLASNYLQIQKHPLFGDIEELLEKTETTPAEVARELMKSDDAEVALQGLIKFLQS is encoded by the exons ATGGTGCCGATCAAAACTTTTCTCCAAAACCAATCCATGATAATATCAGTGGCCACCTCTCTCGCCGCCTCAACAATTCTCGTCCGAAACATTGCCAACGATCTCGTCCCCGAAGCCGTCCATGAATACTTCCAGAAGCTCTCCACCCGTTTGTCTTCCCAGCTCAATGTCGTCATCGACGAGTTTGAAGGGCTCACCCAAAACCAGATGTTCGAGGCGGCCAACGTTTACTTGGCCAGAAAGTTATCACCTTCAACTCTGAGAATCAAGGTACATAAGCCGCAGAAAGAGAAGGAACTAGCAGTGGCAATCGACACGGATCAAGAAGTGATCGATTTCTACAAGGGTGTGAAATTCGAGTGGGTTTTGGCGTCTTGGCGCATTGACATGCCggattcaaataaaaaaagcaatCAAAACGCACTTTCGAGACCCGAGCTACGACGCTTTAAGCTTCGTTTTCACAAGCAGCATAGGGACATGGCGCTGAGCTCTTACTTGCCCCACATTCTGCAAGAAGCAAAAGCGATAACAGAAGAGACAAAGACGGTTAAGATTCACACCATTGACTACAATGGTACGGATTATTGGAGCTCCATCAACCTCGACCATCCGGCAACTTTTGATACAATGGCCATGGACCCAGACACGAAGAAGGCTTTGATGGAGGATCTTGATAGGTTTACAGTAAGGAAGGAGTATTATAGGAGGGTAGGCAAGGCTTGGAAACGTGGGTATTTGTTGTATGGACCGCCCGGTACCGGAAAATCAAGCTTAGTGGCAGCCATGGCCAATTATCTTAAGTTTGATATCTATGACATGGATTTGAGGGAGGTTCAGTGCAATTCGGATCTACGGAGGTTACTGATAGGCACGGGGAGTCGATCAATACTGGTAATAGAGGACATTGATTGTTCAGCTGAGTTGCAGAATCGGGATCTGGAGAAGGAAGCCAAATCTGAAGAGGATGGCAAG ATTACACTGTCTGGTCTTTTGAACTTCATTGATGGATTGTGGTCAAGCTGTGGAGACGAGAAAATCATTGTGTTCACGACGAATCACAAAGACCGTCTAGATCCTGCACTGCTGAGGCCCGGTCGCATGGATGTGCACCTCAAAATGTCATATTGCTCCTTTAGTGGTTTCAGGACATTAGCATCTAATTACTTGCAAATTCAGAAGCATCCACTATTCGGAGACATCGAAGAGCTGTTAGAGAAGACGGAGACGACACCTGCGGAAGTTGCAAGAGAGTTGATGAAGAGTGATGATGCTGAAGTTGCACTACAGGGGCTTATCAAGTTCCTCCAAAGCTAA